One genomic region from Ralstonia pickettii DTP0602 encodes:
- a CDS encoding AMP-dependent synthetase, producing MLQIHTVRPPQLLDGVRYPDEERLRRYVAEGVLTSETLAGAFQESFRRHADRLALAGPEGELTYRDLDEQTDRLGAALLALGMKPLDRAVFQCGNCNELLLAFFGCLKAGIIPLCSLQAFRKLEIGYLGKLCEARLHLVQGDDPKFDDVAFAEEMQAEVPSFDYILQARGERRGNAVLVAHLIRDMPLDKARGLLREVSLDPFQVAVFQLSGGTTGVPKIIPRFQNEYLYNMRAVAACNGYTQDDALFFPTPYMHNLNMGCFFGPFLLTGATVTVTPDIGEENLQRLVRDYRPTWFGVAGPILTRIAPELAKAGPAERARRNFISPKNGPGLTRLTGSPTHHIFGMTEGVIMFARRDDPQEIRNTSIGSPVSAYDEVKIVRPGTEELVADGETGEALCRGPYTIRGYYKSEQEDVTRFTADGFYRSGDLMSSRVVDGKRYYFFCGRIKDVVDRGGEKINAEELENVINQHPAVLASAVVGMPDRIYGERVCAFVVPKPPATSLTLSQLTQYLQEAGLAKFKWPERLEVIGEFPLTASGKLSKVLLRQQITQTLETEAARSTTTEGT from the coding sequence ATGCTGCAGATCCACACCGTACGCCCCCCGCAGTTGCTGGACGGCGTCAGATATCCGGACGAAGAGCGCCTGCGGCGCTATGTTGCCGAAGGCGTGCTGACCAGCGAAACGCTGGCAGGCGCGTTCCAGGAATCGTTCCGGCGCCATGCCGACCGGCTGGCGCTGGCCGGTCCGGAAGGCGAACTGACGTATCGGGACCTCGACGAACAGACCGATCGCCTGGGCGCGGCCCTGCTGGCGCTCGGCATGAAGCCGCTGGACCGCGCGGTATTCCAGTGCGGCAACTGCAATGAGTTGTTGCTGGCGTTCTTCGGCTGCCTGAAGGCCGGCATCATTCCGCTGTGCTCGCTGCAGGCCTTCCGCAAGCTGGAGATTGGCTACCTGGGCAAGCTGTGCGAGGCGCGCCTGCATCTCGTGCAGGGCGATGATCCCAAGTTTGACGACGTTGCTTTCGCCGAGGAGATGCAGGCGGAAGTACCAAGCTTCGACTACATCCTGCAAGCGCGCGGCGAGCGTCGCGGCAACGCGGTCCTGGTGGCGCACCTGATTCGCGACATGCCGCTGGACAAGGCGCGCGGGCTGCTGCGCGAAGTCAGCCTCGATCCCTTCCAGGTCGCCGTCTTCCAGCTCTCTGGCGGTACCACCGGCGTGCCCAAGATCATCCCGCGCTTCCAGAACGAGTACCTGTACAACATGCGCGCGGTCGCGGCATGCAACGGCTACACGCAGGACGACGCGCTGTTCTTCCCCACGCCGTACATGCACAACCTGAACATGGGCTGCTTCTTCGGCCCGTTCCTGCTGACCGGCGCCACCGTGACCGTCACACCCGATATCGGCGAAGAGAACCTGCAGCGGCTGGTGCGGGACTATCGTCCAACCTGGTTCGGCGTGGCCGGTCCGATCCTTACCCGGATCGCGCCGGAGCTGGCCAAGGCCGGCCCTGCGGAACGCGCGCGCCGCAATTTCATCTCGCCGAAGAACGGTCCTGGCCTGACCCGGCTCACCGGTTCGCCGACGCACCATATCTTCGGCATGACCGAAGGCGTGATCATGTTCGCGCGCCGCGATGACCCGCAGGAGATTCGCAACACTTCGATTGGCAGCCCTGTTTCCGCCTATGACGAAGTGAAGATCGTCCGCCCTGGCACCGAAGAGCTGGTTGCCGACGGCGAAACCGGCGAGGCGCTGTGCCGCGGCCCCTACACCATCCGCGGCTACTACAAGTCCGAGCAGGAAGACGTCACGCGCTTCACGGCCGATGGCTTCTACCGTTCCGGCGACCTGATGTCGTCGCGCGTCGTCGACGGCAAGCGCTACTACTTCTTCTGCGGGCGCATCAAGGACGTGGTCGACCGCGGCGGCGAGAAGATCAACGCCGAGGAGCTGGAGAACGTCATCAACCAGCATCCCGCCGTGCTCGCCAGCGCGGTGGTGGGCATGCCGGACCGTATCTACGGCGAGCGCGTGTGCGCCTTTGTCGTGCCCAAGCCGCCCGCCACCAGCCTGACCCTGTCGCAGCTTACCCAGTACTTGCAGGAAGCGGGCTTGGCCAAGTTCAAATGGCCGGAGCGTCTCGAAGTGATCGGCGAATTCCCGCTGACCGCCTCCGGGAAGCTGAGCAAGGTCCTGCTGCGCCAGCAGATCACCCAGACGCTCGAGACCGAAGCGGCTCGCAGCACCACCACCGAAGGGACGTGA
- a CDS encoding glyoxalase — protein sequence MTEATNPGAAPSVQLHGVHHTARPTWKLAETVHFYRDLLGLPLVHAISAKGWGPDNHADFLHFFFDSGNGSTIAFFYYIGTERPDWLTVREHYQDRATHTAWRVRDEAELLLWRQRVEAVGIPLRYQIRHEVIESIYFNDPNGYPIEITWQVRPFSEADALDAKLTIEAAIELENEAKDGKPFGSIEPVWQRKAGQIAAPAESAGKASVFVLDVPEFAALIDVAGKTEGYATTALGNGYVRIDGNPTISFRRKALGFKPAVWYGALTGGLAGRIEQFDMDALVISPGDAK from the coding sequence ATGACCGAAGCGACTAACCCTGGCGCAGCGCCGTCCGTGCAGCTGCATGGCGTTCACCACACGGCGCGTCCCACCTGGAAGCTGGCCGAGACCGTGCATTTCTACCGCGACTTGCTGGGCCTGCCGCTGGTACACGCAATCTCGGCCAAGGGCTGGGGCCCGGACAACCATGCCGACTTCCTGCACTTCTTCTTCGACAGCGGCAACGGCAGCACCATCGCCTTCTTCTACTACATCGGCACCGAGCGCCCGGACTGGCTGACCGTGCGCGAGCACTACCAGGACCGCGCCACGCATACCGCCTGGCGCGTGCGCGACGAGGCCGAGCTGCTGCTGTGGCGCCAGCGCGTGGAGGCGGTCGGTATCCCGCTGCGCTACCAGATCCGCCACGAGGTGATCGAGTCGATCTACTTCAACGACCCGAACGGCTACCCGATCGAGATCACGTGGCAGGTGCGCCCGTTCAGCGAGGCCGACGCACTGGACGCGAAGCTGACGATCGAAGCTGCCATCGAACTGGAGAACGAGGCCAAGGACGGCAAGCCCTTCGGATCGATCGAGCCGGTGTGGCAGCGCAAGGCCGGCCAGATCGCCGCGCCGGCCGAATCCGCTGGCAAGGCATCGGTGTTCGTGCTGGACGTGCCGGAGTTCGCGGCGCTGATCGATGTCGCCGGCAAGACCGAGGGCTACGCCACTACCGCGCTCGGCAATGGCTACGTGCGCATCGACGGCAATCCCACCATCAGCTTCCGGCGCAAGGCGCTGGGCTTCAAGCCGGCAGTCTGGTACGGCGCGCTGACCGGCGGCCTGGCAGGCCGCATCGAGCAGTTCGACATGGATGCACTGGTCATCTCACCCGGGGACGCAAAATGA
- a CDS encoding monooxygenase — MKIVIIGGGPSGLFLSILLKERLVSVDIDIYEQNPEDATFGFGVVLADTGLSNLRAASPTVVDELAKAMRFSDRHSIVSHEFPITMKRPGAGGGAIPRIRLLSILQAQARELGVRITYNKRISDFAALDADLVVGADGVNSLLRAANEEGFGTRRRSLTNHFAWYGVEKAFPNPALVFRKYKGGYFVAHYYPYSDSMSTFVAECDHQTWIDFGMETMTQEERQALFEKIFAAELGGDKLVSNNSVWRQFPVVINDTWHVGNQVLIGDALTSAHFSIGSGTRIAMEDAIALADAIVAFPDDVQAALQRYDEVRRPEKAKLIRASEASYYWYERIREWMDLPTPHEFVFRFMTRTGRVDLNRLKEQYPNLLAELTAAGVSVEAGQQP, encoded by the coding sequence ATGAAGATCGTCATCATCGGCGGTGGCCCCTCCGGCCTGTTCCTGTCGATCCTGCTGAAGGAGCGGCTGGTTTCGGTCGACATCGATATCTACGAGCAAAACCCGGAAGACGCCACCTTCGGTTTCGGCGTGGTGCTGGCCGATACCGGCCTGTCGAACCTGCGTGCCGCTTCACCGACCGTGGTCGACGAACTGGCCAAGGCAATGCGCTTCAGCGACCGCCATTCGATCGTCAGCCATGAGTTCCCGATCACGATGAAGCGCCCGGGCGCGGGAGGCGGCGCGATCCCGCGCATCCGGCTGCTGTCGATCCTGCAGGCGCAGGCGCGGGAACTGGGTGTGCGGATCACCTACAACAAGCGCATCAGCGACTTCGCGGCGCTCGATGCCGACCTCGTTGTCGGTGCGGACGGGGTCAATTCACTGCTGCGCGCCGCGAACGAGGAGGGGTTCGGCACCAGACGCCGCAGCCTGACCAACCATTTCGCCTGGTATGGCGTGGAGAAAGCCTTTCCCAACCCGGCGCTGGTGTTCCGCAAGTACAAGGGCGGGTATTTCGTCGCGCACTACTATCCGTATTCGGACTCGATGAGCACCTTCGTTGCCGAGTGCGACCACCAGACCTGGATCGACTTCGGCATGGAGACGATGACGCAGGAAGAGCGCCAGGCGCTGTTCGAGAAGATCTTTGCTGCGGAGCTGGGTGGGGACAAGCTGGTGTCCAACAACTCTGTCTGGCGCCAGTTCCCGGTCGTGATCAACGATACCTGGCATGTCGGCAACCAGGTGCTGATTGGCGATGCGCTGACCAGCGCGCACTTCTCGATCGGCTCCGGCACGCGTATCGCCATGGAGGATGCGATCGCACTGGCGGATGCCATCGTCGCCTTTCCTGATGACGTCCAGGCCGCGCTGCAGCGCTACGACGAAGTGCGCCGCCCCGAGAAGGCCAAGCTGATCCGCGCGTCGGAGGCCTCGTACTACTGGTATGAGCGCATCCGCGAATGGATGGACCTGCCCACGCCGCATGAGTTTGTCTTCCGCTTCATGACCCGCACCGGGCGGGTCGACCTGAACCGGCTCAAGGAGCAATACCCGAACCTGCTGGCAGAGCTTACGGCAGCCGGCGTCTCCGTGGAAGCAGGGCAGCAGCCATGA
- a CDS encoding thioesterase, with protein MIRATEYVLSDQPFVVRRTVRWSDCDPAGVVYTGRFTDYLLGAVGLFSDHIAGGAGRLGAVHGVGTPCKAMRFEFIGTLWPDDVIDIECWVEAIRTRSYDIRCMARRPEGAAVFDATFSPICVRLDERVGTPIPDSLRAALSAFLRPAAAA; from the coding sequence ATGATCCGCGCGACCGAGTACGTCTTGAGCGACCAGCCCTTCGTGGTGCGCCGCACGGTGCGCTGGAGCGACTGCGACCCGGCCGGCGTGGTCTACACCGGCCGCTTCACGGACTACCTGCTCGGCGCGGTCGGCCTGTTCTCGGACCATATCGCCGGCGGCGCCGGCCGGCTCGGCGCCGTGCATGGCGTGGGCACCCCGTGCAAGGCCATGCGCTTCGAGTTCATCGGCACGCTGTGGCCGGATGATGTGATCGACATCGAGTGCTGGGTGGAAGCCATCCGCACGCGCTCCTACGATATCCGCTGCATGGCGCGGCGGCCCGAGGGCGCGGCAGTGTTCGACGCCACCTTCTCCCCGATCTGCGTACGGCTGGACGAGCGCGTCGGCACGCCCATCCCCGACTCGCTGCGCGCGGCGCTGTCGGCCTTCCTGCGACCCGCCGCAGCCGCATAG
- a CDS encoding Asp/Glu racemase (K01799: E5.2.1.1; maleate isomerase [EC:5.2.1.1]) encodes MQYRIGQIVPSSNITMEREVPAIFAGRMQVLPERFSFHSSRVRMHRVVAEELEKMNRDMGRCAQELADARVDIMSTACLVATMCMGKGYHRQVIEDLNAAIDGVPYQPAIMTSAGALVEELRDFGAKSIALLAPYSDALTRTVVEYIESEGIVVKDAINFSILDNLDVGARDPMQLLEDVKRLDSAGVDTVVLSACVQMPSLPAIEQAQLALGIPVTSTAVCTARQMMRRLGILAEAPNAGAYLGSKTGLA; translated from the coding sequence ATGCAATACAGAATCGGACAAATCGTTCCCAGCTCCAATATCACGATGGAGCGCGAAGTGCCGGCCATTTTCGCCGGCCGCATGCAGGTGCTTCCCGAGCGCTTCTCTTTCCATTCGAGCCGCGTGCGCATGCACCGGGTGGTGGCGGAAGAGCTCGAGAAGATGAACCGCGACATGGGCCGCTGCGCGCAGGAGCTTGCCGACGCGCGCGTCGACATCATGAGTACCGCCTGCCTGGTGGCCACCATGTGCATGGGCAAGGGATATCACCGGCAGGTGATCGAAGACCTGAACGCCGCCATCGACGGTGTGCCTTACCAGCCGGCGATCATGACCTCCGCCGGCGCGCTGGTGGAGGAGCTCAGGGACTTCGGCGCCAAAAGCATTGCGCTGCTCGCCCCTTACAGCGACGCGTTGACGCGCACCGTGGTCGAGTACATCGAAAGCGAAGGGATCGTGGTGAAGGACGCCATCAATTTCTCGATTCTCGACAACCTGGATGTCGGCGCGCGCGACCCGATGCAGTTGCTTGAAGACGTCAAACGGCTGGACTCGGCCGGCGTGGACACCGTAGTGCTGTCCGCCTGCGTGCAGATGCCCTCGTTGCCGGCGATCGAGCAGGCGCAACTGGCGCTCGGCATCCCGGTCACGTCGACCGCAGTCTGCACGGCGCGGCAGATGATGCGCCGGCTCGGGATCCTGGCCGAGGCGCCCAACGCCGGCGCCTACCTCGGCAGCAAGACCGGCCTCGCCTAG
- a CDS encoding MFS transporter: MQPALQPAPPAGRWTYVAVILGAALGMLAGYAPLFNATAGVFVKPLAAEFGWGRSEASLSYAASMFGLAVVSPLVGTMMDRYGIRKVISVSALVFGLATACMALQNGSKALWVSLSVVVGVFGAATSVLGYLAVLPQWFDRRLGLALGIAMCGLGAGTVLMPATAQYLVTGYGWRTAYVALGIGSIMLSLLACALLRERRAAGVGQPKAQAALAEGVPLRQALRSYRLWAIWGVFVLGSSATLSLGPHLPAMFADKGFNPADAARSASMVGVGLLIGRILTGILIDRIHAPFVACVFFIGGAAGIYLLGSSNDYQMLLVAATLIGLTIGAEGDLISYLVRSYFGLRSFGALFGVAFSGYGFGAVIGPIGLGAWFDRHGSYGVPFVVLPYMLLVAGVLTLSLGRYRRSCAHAGSMPEPAGA; this comes from the coding sequence ATGCAGCCTGCCCTCCAACCGGCGCCCCCGGCCGGGCGCTGGACCTATGTCGCGGTCATACTCGGCGCCGCACTGGGGATGCTCGCGGGCTACGCGCCCCTGTTCAATGCCACTGCCGGCGTGTTCGTGAAGCCGCTGGCGGCGGAGTTCGGCTGGGGCCGCTCGGAAGCCTCGCTGTCCTATGCCGCGTCGATGTTCGGGCTGGCCGTGGTCAGTCCGCTGGTCGGGACCATGATGGACCGCTACGGCATCCGCAAGGTGATCTCGGTCTCGGCGCTGGTGTTCGGCCTCGCCACCGCATGCATGGCGCTGCAGAACGGCAGCAAGGCGCTGTGGGTCAGCCTGTCGGTGGTGGTGGGGGTGTTCGGTGCGGCGACATCCGTGCTGGGCTACCTGGCTGTGCTCCCGCAATGGTTCGACCGGCGCCTGGGGCTGGCGCTGGGCATTGCGATGTGCGGGCTGGGCGCCGGCACGGTGCTGATGCCCGCGACCGCGCAGTACCTTGTGACCGGGTACGGCTGGCGCACGGCCTATGTGGCGCTGGGCATCGGCTCGATCATGCTGTCCCTGCTTGCCTGTGCGCTGCTGCGCGAGCGGCGCGCCGCCGGAGTTGGCCAACCGAAAGCGCAGGCAGCGCTGGCGGAAGGCGTGCCGCTCAGGCAGGCCCTGCGCAGCTACCGCCTTTGGGCCATCTGGGGTGTGTTCGTGCTCGGCTCTTCGGCCACGCTGTCGCTGGGCCCGCACCTGCCAGCCATGTTTGCGGACAAGGGCTTCAATCCCGCCGACGCCGCACGCAGTGCCTCGATGGTCGGTGTCGGCCTGCTGATCGGCCGGATCCTGACCGGTATCCTGATCGACCGCATCCATGCGCCGTTCGTTGCCTGTGTCTTCTTTATCGGCGGCGCGGCCGGCATCTACCTGCTCGGTTCGAGCAACGACTACCAGATGCTGCTGGTGGCGGCGACGCTGATCGGCCTGACGATCGGGGCGGAAGGCGACCTGATCTCCTACCTGGTCCGGTCGTACTTCGGGCTGCGGTCGTTCGGTGCGCTGTTCGGCGTCGCGTTCTCCGGCTACGGGTTTGGCGCGGTGATCGGGCCCATCGGGCTGGGTGCCTGGTTCGACCGGCACGGCAGCTACGGCGTGCCCTTCGTGGTGCTGCCCTACATGCTGCTGGTGGCGGGTGTGCTGACGTTGTCGCTCGGCAGGTATCGGCGGTCCTGCGCGCATGCCGGCAGCATGCCGGAGCCGGCCGGCGCCTGA
- a CDS encoding TetR family transcriptional regulator, with protein MPAARKSSADAASKAPKAPEVPSAPRRRGRPPKTDSPIGAEPMLSRVAILQHAIKLTKTMPLDQISMVQLAKDFGVAPGLIHYYLGGRDQLVSGVLNDYYRQRVGRLPSLTGDWRADVEAIARLSFEVAVENPGVSIYVASHNRFRLFQDVAPGETDYGMELFNRMTSAIMQGGFTAEQVALGYHLIAQYLVSASMAEASRQLPVYHQGFIEKKLDSASELQYPGARFVSKAFSRLSSDIAFEEGLRITLDGIEAWKQQNRQPARKPRSKAA; from the coding sequence ATGCCCGCCGCCCGCAAGTCTTCCGCCGACGCCGCCAGCAAGGCGCCCAAAGCTCCCGAGGTGCCCTCTGCGCCGCGCCGCCGTGGGCGGCCGCCCAAGACCGACTCGCCCATCGGCGCCGAGCCGATGCTCAGCCGCGTGGCCATCCTGCAGCACGCGATCAAGCTGACCAAGACCATGCCGCTGGACCAGATTTCCATGGTGCAGCTGGCCAAGGACTTCGGCGTGGCACCCGGCCTGATCCACTATTACCTCGGCGGCCGGGACCAGCTGGTTTCCGGCGTGCTCAACGACTACTACCGCCAGCGGGTAGGGCGCCTGCCGTCGCTGACCGGGGACTGGCGCGCCGATGTCGAAGCCATCGCGCGGCTGAGCTTCGAAGTGGCGGTGGAGAATCCCGGCGTCAGCATCTATGTCGCGTCGCACAACCGCTTCCGCCTGTTCCAGGACGTGGCACCGGGTGAGACCGACTACGGCATGGAGCTCTTCAATCGCATGACGTCGGCGATCATGCAGGGCGGCTTTACCGCGGAGCAGGTGGCGCTGGGTTACCACCTGATCGCGCAGTATCTGGTCTCCGCCAGCATGGCGGAAGCATCGCGCCAGCTGCCCGTATACCACCAGGGCTTTATCGAGAAGAAGCTCGATTCCGCGTCCGAGCTGCAATATCCTGGCGCGCGCTTTGTCAGCAAGGCTTTTTCCCGGCTCTCCTCCGATATCGCCTTCGAGGAGGGCTTGCGCATCACGCTCGACGGCATAGAAGCGTGGAAGCAGCAGAACCGCCAGCCGGCACGCAAGCCGCGCAGCAAGGCCGCCTGA
- a CDS encoding ABC transporter substrate-binding protein, producing the protein MKRRACLGLLLLAGFSAAATANAAGYPGKMVRIVVPSIAGSAPDIIARQVAERLTATWKQQVIVENRPGGNGIVAMSALRQSAPDGYTLGLFHAAAAVITPMMYKEAKFDIQRDTEVAATLAYTPMMFVADPKAGYQSLADVLKAGKARPDDITIGSPTRGSVPHLTAEMMGQLQKTKFRQVSFSGTTQAIQAVVKGDVPVYVDGIAPLVPLVRSGRLKALAVTSDTALPGLDGIPLAKDVAPGLVAKGWFAMFAPKGTPVAVLDEINRAVSSSLAQPAFIERLKDLGTYPMAQGREQSARFVQAEKVRWEKVIQDAGVKPE; encoded by the coding sequence ATGAAACGTCGCGCCTGCCTCGGGCTGCTTCTTCTGGCCGGGTTCAGTGCCGCAGCCACTGCCAATGCTGCCGGCTATCCGGGCAAGATGGTGCGCATCGTCGTGCCATCGATCGCGGGCAGCGCCCCCGACATCATTGCCCGGCAGGTGGCCGAGCGGCTGACGGCAACCTGGAAGCAACAGGTCATCGTCGAGAACCGCCCCGGCGGCAACGGCATCGTGGCGATGAGCGCGCTGCGGCAATCGGCCCCCGACGGCTACACGCTGGGCCTGTTCCATGCCGCCGCCGCCGTCATCACGCCGATGATGTACAAGGAAGCGAAGTTCGACATCCAGCGCGACACGGAGGTGGCCGCCACCCTGGCCTACACGCCGATGATGTTCGTCGCCGACCCCAAGGCCGGGTACCAGAGCCTTGCCGATGTGCTCAAGGCAGGCAAGGCGCGCCCGGACGACATCACCATTGGCAGCCCGACCCGCGGCTCCGTGCCGCACCTGACCGCCGAGATGATGGGCCAGTTGCAGAAGACGAAGTTTCGGCAGGTCAGTTTCAGCGGCACCACCCAGGCGATCCAGGCCGTGGTGAAGGGCGATGTGCCGGTCTATGTCGACGGTATCGCACCATTGGTGCCGCTGGTGCGCAGCGGCCGGCTGAAGGCGCTGGCGGTCACCTCCGACACCGCACTGCCTGGACTGGATGGCATTCCGCTGGCGAAGGACGTGGCACCCGGACTGGTCGCCAAGGGCTGGTTCGCGATGTTTGCGCCCAAGGGCACGCCGGTTGCCGTGCTCGACGAGATCAACAGGGCGGTGAGCAGCAGTCTGGCGCAGCCTGCCTTCATCGAGCGCTTGAAGGACCTGGGCACGTATCCGATGGCGCAAGGCCGGGAACAGAGCGCGCGCTTCGTACAGGCGGAGAAGGTGCGCTGGGAGAAGGTTATCCAGGATGCGGGCGTGAAGCCCGAATGA
- a CDS encoding Maleylacetate reductase (K00217: E1.3.1.32; maleylacetate reductase [EC:1.3.1.32]) has protein sequence MQPFIYQTHPQRIVFRPGALAALGEEVDTLGAGKVLVLCTPAQRDLAERAAAVLGARCAGIFDGAVMHVPVEQARLARSTAAELGADCVVAIGGGSTIGLGKAIALESALPIVAVPTTYAGSEMTPIYGMTEGGLKRTGRNARVLPRTVIYDPDLSLGLPVPVSVTSGINAIAHAAEGLYAADRNPVSEWMCRDGIAALGRALPVIARGSGQDDAEVLAARGDALYGAWLCGAVLGSVGVGLHHKLCHTLGGTYNLPHAEVHTIVLPHALGYNAPAAPEAMAAVAAALGRDSVSGAQAVFDLAASLGAPVALRDIGMREEDLDRACELALREQYPNPRPLDAAGIRQLLDDAFHGRRPG, from the coding sequence ATGCAACCGTTTATCTACCAGACTCACCCGCAACGCATCGTTTTCCGTCCCGGCGCGCTCGCGGCGCTGGGCGAAGAGGTCGACACCCTCGGTGCCGGCAAGGTGCTGGTGCTTTGCACACCGGCGCAACGCGACCTGGCCGAACGTGCGGCGGCGGTGCTGGGCGCGCGCTGCGCCGGCATCTTCGACGGCGCGGTCATGCATGTGCCGGTGGAACAGGCGCGCCTGGCGCGCTCGACCGCGGCTGAACTTGGCGCCGATTGCGTGGTGGCGATCGGCGGCGGCTCGACCATCGGACTGGGCAAGGCCATCGCCCTCGAATCGGCGCTGCCGATCGTTGCCGTGCCGACGACCTATGCCGGATCGGAGATGACGCCGATCTACGGCATGACCGAGGGCGGGCTCAAGCGCACGGGCCGCAATGCGCGGGTGCTGCCGCGCACTGTGATCTACGATCCCGACCTGTCTCTCGGCCTGCCGGTTCCGGTCAGCGTGACCAGCGGGATCAACGCCATCGCCCATGCCGCCGAAGGGCTGTACGCCGCGGACCGCAACCCGGTCAGCGAATGGATGTGCCGCGACGGCATCGCGGCGCTGGGCCGCGCCCTGCCCGTCATCGCACGGGGCAGCGGGCAGGATGACGCAGAGGTGCTGGCGGCGCGCGGCGATGCGCTCTATGGGGCCTGGCTCTGTGGCGCCGTGCTGGGCAGCGTCGGGGTAGGCCTGCACCACAAGCTTTGCCACACGCTTGGAGGCACCTACAACCTGCCCCATGCCGAGGTGCACACGATCGTGCTGCCGCATGCACTGGGCTACAACGCGCCGGCGGCGCCGGAAGCCATGGCGGCCGTCGCGGCCGCGCTGGGACGCGACAGCGTCAGCGGTGCGCAGGCGGTGTTTGACCTGGCGGCTTCGCTGGGCGCACCCGTTGCGCTGCGCGATATCGGCATGCGCGAGGAAGATCTCGATCGTGCATGCGAGCTGGCGCTGCGTGAACAGTATCCCAATCCACGCCCGCTGGACGCTGCCGGCATCCGGCAGCTGCTGGATGATGCCTTTCATGGGCGGCGACCCGGCTGA